The Xenopus laevis strain J_2021 chromosome 7S, Xenopus_laevis_v10.1, whole genome shotgun sequence genome includes a window with the following:
- the LOC108697982 gene encoding P2X purinoceptor 7: MAYIGNSYYYSLTETDEESEYDCYYDCDSCTCDNCIFIKDLHGCLCCQDIPETVTKTEDDGVSCITFHPGFKAVVLNPYVLETAFCGYHPHQDFDFNYRSYRYTAYRQLVRWRWGYLGKNNRVLLPSCAIAKIRETFSQYN; this comes from the exons ATGGCCTATATTGGCAACTCTTATTATTACTCCTTGACGGAGACTGATGAAGAGAGTGAATATGACTGTTATTACGACTGTGACag TTGCACATGTGACAACTGCATCTTTATAAAGGACCTTCATGGATGTCTTTGCTGCCAAGACATACCAGAGACGGTGACAAAAACAGAGGATGATGGGGTGTCCTGTATTACTTTCCACCCAGGATTCAAGGCTGTTGTGCTTAATCCCTATGTACTGGAGACAGCATTCTGTGGCTATCACCCACATCAGGACTTTGATTTCAA CTATCGATCTTACAGATATACTGCTTATCGGCAGCTTGTGAGATGGCGTTGGGGTTACCTTGGGAAGAATAACAGGGTGTTACTTCCATCATGCGCTATTGCCAAAATCCGCGAAACCTTCTCCCAGTACAACTAA